ATAAGATCATCTCGGGGTAAGTTGGGAGAAATGTTTTGAGTGATAAGCGAGAGCAACGCATTGTTTTTTTTGATCTGGATGGCACGTTGCATCAGCAGGACATGTTTGGCAGCTTTTTGCGTTTTTTACTTCGTCGGCTGCCGTTAAATCTCGTTCTGGTTGTCTCGCTATTACCGATTATCGGGCTGGGGCTACTGATTCGCGGTCGCGCGGCCCGATGGCCGATGAGTTGGCTGCTGTGGGCGATTACGTTTGGCCGTGATGAAGACGAATTGGTTCAACTGGAAAAGCAGTTTGTCAGCGCGTTTCGTCATGATGTCATCCCGTTTCCGCAGGTTCAGCAGCGGCTGAAAACCTATCTTGAAGACAGCGAGGCGCAGGTCTGGCTCGTGACCGGATCGC
This genomic interval from Pectobacterium aquaticum contains the following:
- the yfhb gene encoding phosphatidylglycerophosphatase C, with translation MSDKREQRIVFFDLDGTLHQQDMFGSFLRFLLRRLPLNLVLVVSLLPIIGLGLLIRGRAARWPMSWLLWAITFGRDEDELVQLEKQFVSAFRHDVIPFPQVQQRLKTYLEDSEAQVWLVTGSPQRLVEQVYHDSPFLPGVRLMGSQITRRYGGWVLTLRCLGHEKVTQMEQRLGAPLKLYSGYSDSKQDNPLLYFCEHRWRVTPEGSLQQLE